The following proteins are encoded in a genomic region of Ostrea edulis chromosome 7, xbOstEdul1.1, whole genome shotgun sequence:
- the LOC125654446 gene encoding E3 ubiquitin-protein ligase TRIM56-like, translated as MATGVVGELKEDFLECPICTEEYDEDKHIPRILPCQHSFCSECLSKETRIGKLTCSMCKRNYKVKEKGIEHFPKDLTRRNLKDILSRIASKSCSICKKMESVKFECMSCDVKLCRRCYKARKSTDCKNHSVKELHEVEDQTPDTSLDSFEIKAENICNLPGHEKNSLKFYCMRQGCRVPICANCATKGHKQHEWEELDEIYSTQKEQFLARLTVAKKNIHSAKEVLLFCRNENETMKEKARKGMEAINREKEIGINFINQETEELSLTNIRTVKEFTDKFERKESLLQSFIENAQECCSISEKLLKENKTSFLSLEKAISDKLEIFGTKTFHQEKLDIDEESLLLREECGCLKNRIKRMMDPFQENSTFQFQITSAGRNERGNSFGKSFGLAN; from the coding sequence ATGGCTACAGGTGTAGTAGGTGAGCTGAAGGAAGATTTCCTTGAATGTCCGATATGTACAGAGGAGTATGATGAAGATAAGCATATACCCAGGATTCTTCCTTGTCAACATTCATTTTGCTCTGAATGCCTTTCAAAAGAAACACGAATTGGAAAACTTACTTGCTCCATGTGCAAACGAAACTATAAAGTAAAAGAGAAAGGTATAGAGCATTTTCCAAAAGATCTTACAAGGCGGAATCTAAAGGATATACTCAGCAGGATTGCTTCAAAATCGTGCAGTATTTGCAAAAAAATGGAAAGTGTGAAATTTGAATGCATGTCGTGTGACGTAAAACTTTGTAGAAGATGTTATAAAGCCCGGAAATCAACTGATTGCAAGAATCATTCAGTAAAAGAACTTCATGAGGTCGAAGACCAAACTCCAGATACTTCTCTGGattcttttgaaataaaagcGGAGAATATATGCAACCTCCCAGGAcatgaaaaaaattcattgaaattttATTGCATGCGCCAGGGCTGTCGAGTACCAATTTGTGCTAACTGTGCGACAAAAGGCCACAAGCAGCACGAGTGGGAAGAATTAGACGAAATTTACTCTACACAAAAAGAACAATTCCTTGCTCGATTGACGGTAGCGAAAAAGAATATCCATTCAGCAAAAGAGGTTCTGTTGTTTTGCAGGAACGAAAATGAAACGATGAAAGAAAAGGCTCGTAAAGGAATGGAGGCAATCAACAGAGAAAAAGAAATTGGAATCAATTTTATCAATCAGGAAACTGAAGAGCTCTCTTTAACCAACATAAGAACTGTCAAAGAATTTACAGATAAATTTGAAAGAAAGGAGTCTTTGCTACaaagttttattgaaaatgcacAGGAATGTTGCTCCATCTCAGAAAAACTgctcaaagaaaacaaaacatcatTTTTGTCTTTAGAAAAGGCTATTTCGGATAAATTGGAAATATTCGGTacaaaaacatttcatcaaGAGAAATTGGATATCGACGAGGAGTCTTTATTGCTAAGGGAAGAATGTGGATGTCTCAAAAATCGAATCAAACGAATGATGGATCCATTCCAAGAAAATTCAACATTTCAATTCCAGATTACGTCAGCAGGAAGAAATGAAAGAGGTAATTCGTTTGGTAAATCGTTTGGTTTAGCAAATTGA
- the LOC125656958 gene encoding heat shock 70 kDa protein 12A-like translates to MSDKSASNWLVIAAIDFGTTYSGYAFSFRDTPREFHTPQKWYAGTSNLLSQKTPTCILLNPDETFNSFGYEAEDIFTTLASEEKHHEYFYFYHFKMELYFEKNLSIKTTLGDINGRQLKAVKIFALSIKYFKDHFMMTLNNRLPDATDSDVKFVLTVPAIWTDTAKLFMREAAKQAGIASDRLVLALEPECASILCKDIAPEKLLHGKCLTFSEKGTQYVVADIGGGTADFSVHEIEKDLTIVELHKASGEAYGGVCVDRNYVEMIETIYGVNSVEKLRNEDMEDYLEFLRDFEVRKRTVTKDLKKIYNIRIPLSLNDFAKEHKVDLQRTENMHVRGTFEVQRDRIRVDGIFMLQLFEDSLHKIASHLQMLLKENRNISCIILVGGYSECIILQEKVNFMFPDKNIIIPNECSLAVMKGAVLFGHDPYTVSSRVLKYTYGTNTDFRFEEEKHDKERKYKDQYGITRCRGTFDPIISAGTKVPATGKKCTLISVPLDRHQSSIISEIYFSENRDVLYIDEENCRYLGKIEIRLPFVGFKPTLVEEFTFGMTELLYTATVKETGQTVVKQFNVFDV, encoded by the exons ATGTCTGACAAATCTGCTTCTAATTGGTTGGTCATTGCCGCTATAGACTTCGGAACTACTTACAGTGGATATGCATTCTCTTTTCGGGACACACCGAGAGAATTTCACACACCTCAGAAGTGGTATGCAGGAACTTCAAATCTCTTATCACAGAAAACCCCCACCTGTATTTTACTGAATCCGGACGAAACATTTAATTCCTTTGGTTACGAAGCTGAAGACATTTTTACCACATTGGCATCAGAGGAAAAACATCatgaatatttctatttttatcattttaagaTGGAGCTATATTTTGAAAAG AATTTGAGCATAAAAACAACACTGGGAGACATCAATGGAAGACAGTTAAAGGCCGTTAAGATATTTGCTCTATCTATTAAGTACTTCAAGGACCACTTTATGATGACTCTTAACAATCGCTTGCCTGACGCGACAGACTCGGATGTTAAGTTTGTGCTAACCGTCCCTGCTATTTGGACAGATACTGCGAAACTGTTTATGCGTGAAGCAGCCAAACAG GCAGGGATTGCATCAGATCGACTTGTCCTAGCTCTGGAGCCTGAATGTGCCTCAATATTGTGTAAGGATATTGCACCAGAGAAACTCTTACATGGAAAATGCCTCACATTTAGTGAGAAGGGGACACAATACGTCGTGGCAGATATTGGAG GCGGAACAGCAGATTTCAGCGTCCACGAAATTGAAAAAGACCTGACAATTGTAGAACTGCATAAAGCTAGTGGAGAGGCTTATGGAGGTGTCTGCGTTGATAGAAACTATGTTGAAATGATAGAAACAATTTACGGAGTCAATTCGGTGGAAAAATTGAGGAACGAGGATATGGAGGATTATCTAGAATTTCTACGAGATTTTGAAGTCAGGAAAAGGACAGTTACTAAGGATTTGAAAAAGATTTACAACATACGCATTCCACTGTCACTCAATGACTTTGCAAAAGAACATAAAGTGGATTTGCAAAGAACTGAAAACATGCATGTAAGGGGAACGTTTGAAGTACAGCGAGATAGAATCAGAGTAGATGGAATATTTATGCTACAACTTTTTGAGGACTCTCTACATAAAATTGCAAGCCATCTTCAAATGTTATTGAAGgaaaatcgtaatatttcatGCATAATATTGGTAGGTGGATATTCCGAGTGTATTATTCTACAAGAAAAGGTGAATTTTATGTTTCCTGACAAGAACATTATAATTCCCAACGAGTGTAGTCTTGCTGTAATGAAAGGTGCTGTTCTGTTCGGCCATGATCCGTACACTGTGTCCTCACGTGTGTTGAAGTACACATACGGTACGAATACGGACTTTAGATTTGAGGAAGAAAAACACGACAAGGAGAGAAAATATAAAGATCAATACGGCATAACTCGCTGTCGGGGAACTTTCGATCCGATAATCTCAGCTGGCACAAAAGTGCCTGCTACTGGAAAGAAGTGTACTCTAATCAGTGTACCTTTGGACAGGCATCAATCCTCCATTATTTCGGAAATCTACTTTTCGGAGAACAGGGACGTGCTTTACATCGATGAAGAAAATTGCAGATATTTAGGCAAAATTGAAATCCGATTGCCTTTTGTTGGATTTAAACCTACATTAGTGGAGGAGTTTACTTTCGGTATGACTGAGTTATTGTACACAGCAACTGTCAAGGAAACCGGACAGACAGTTGTTAAACAATTCAATGTATTTGATGTTTGA